Proteins from one Desmodus rotundus isolate HL8 chromosome 9, HLdesRot8A.1, whole genome shotgun sequence genomic window:
- the LOC112312347 gene encoding uncharacterized protein produces MGQQSLHYCGEPPKAVEVESPWRRPPPLGEYLSNLSGEKGNSYGASSKLPKGPHHQPPLLPSSRSWVQSEGGCRRLWSRFTPPPLSQVLGARQPLLTGARKKKLSLGEEGSQERKGPQAATEVESYSSPRYSGSSSPRAREPRDGGGCEDPGQEKAGEGGGDYSQRSAQGEEWSTSRAPEVHQGEEDRRRGNPPHVARVFVGLGEGHLRDHYEPQRWKHWNQLGCCPCLRRTKSPPLTAFSCCPPVAFGEGWERAFHCDARSCHHLGGGGRGIASTRNGKDSLLCSCRPTKPFAHSKEGRIPETAAPNGVEAGLILPAALQRVVFFPSRDFPALKLGSPPRLSLKDKLY; encoded by the exons ATGGGACAGCAATCGCTGCACTA TTGTGGAGAACCCCCAAAAGCAGTTGAAGTGGAAAGTCCTTGGCGTCGCCCTCCTCCTCTTGGAGAATATTTGTCCAATCTCTCT GGAGAGAAGGGTAATAGTTACGGTGCGTCAAGTAAGTTACCGAAGGGACCCCACCACCAGCCCCCGCTCCTCCCCAGCTCGAGGAGCTGGGTTCAGAGTGAAGGCGGGTGCAGGAGGCTCTGGAGCAGGTTCACTCCTCCCCCACTCTCGCAGGTTCTCGGCGCAAGGCAACCTCTCCTCACAGGTGCACGGAAAAAGAAACTGTCGCTGGGAGAGGAGGGGTCGCAGGAAAGGAAGGGGCCCCAAGCTGCCACAGAGGTAGAAAGTTACTCCTCACCCAGATACTCCGGATCGTCCTCACCCCGCGCCAGGGAGCCGCGAGACGGAGGTGGCTGCGAAGATCCGGGGCAGGAAAAGGCGGGGGAAGGGGGCGGTGATTATTCTCAGCGCTCGGCCCAAGGGGAGGAGTGGAGCACCTCGCGGGCACCTGAGGTTCATCAGGGAGAGGAGGACAG GCGCCGAGGGAACCCGCCCCATGTTGCCAGGGTGTTTGTTGGACTTGGAGAAGGACACCTGAGGGACCACTACGAGCCACAGAGGTGGAAGCACTGGAACCAGCTAGGCTGCTGCCCTTGCCTAAGGAGAACGAAGTCCCCACCGCTGACTGCTTTCAGCTGTTGCCCACCCGTCGCGTTCGGGGAAGGCTGGGAAAGAGCTTTCCACTGTGATGCCCGCAGCTGCCACCatttgggagggggtgggcgggggatCGCGTCCACGAGGAATGGCAAAGATTCCTTGCTTTGCAGCTGCCGCCCCACCAAACCTTTCGCACATTCTAAGGAAGGAAGGATTCCTGAGACAGCTGCTCCAAACGGCGTGGAGGCAGGGTTAAttttgccagcagctctccaaagggttgtttttttcccctctcgtGATTTTCCAGCGTTAAAGTTAGGTTCGCCTCCTCGGCTtagtttaaaagataaattatattag